In the genome of Gordonia rubripertincta, one region contains:
- a CDS encoding NAD(P)/FAD-dependent oxidoreductase, whose translation MSGRILIVGGGEAGLTIAVTLRELGHTGEICLVGAEPFPPYQRPPLSKEYLADGDEPAALRAPEFYAANQITLLTGRRVVGIEQDGNGGGAAYFDDDSVVRFSRLALATGSMPRRLPVHGAEAEGVATLRTVEDARAIRAGLEKARDVVIVGGGFVGLEVAAAARARGATVTVVEATDRVLGRVVAEPVSSFVRDHHREQGIRIETGRSVTSIGVISGRADSVILDDGESVPADLVVVGVGASPVVNVATMLGLDCSPGIVVDDRARTSDRRVVAAGDCTVSPHPHRKGHVIAIESVNNAVEQGKLAAHTLLGIEPAPRGVPWFWSNQGSLKIQIAGISDGHDRYVVRRGAADRITVLYYRDGVLIAGDTVDDPREHMAIKRALAQNATIDPEAAADTTRPLKSLVAPLMSAN comes from the coding sequence GTGAGCGGGCGCATCCTCATCGTCGGCGGCGGCGAGGCAGGTCTCACCATCGCGGTGACACTCCGCGAACTCGGGCACACCGGGGAGATCTGTCTGGTCGGTGCCGAACCCTTCCCTCCCTATCAGCGTCCCCCACTGTCGAAGGAGTATCTGGCCGACGGTGACGAACCGGCGGCGCTACGTGCCCCGGAGTTCTACGCCGCCAACCAGATCACCCTCCTGACCGGCCGGCGGGTGGTGGGGATCGAACAGGACGGGAACGGCGGTGGCGCTGCCTACTTCGACGACGACAGCGTCGTCCGGTTCAGCCGGCTCGCGCTGGCCACGGGTTCGATGCCCCGGCGGTTGCCGGTGCACGGCGCCGAGGCCGAGGGCGTCGCGACACTGCGCACGGTCGAAGACGCGCGTGCCATCCGCGCCGGTCTCGAGAAGGCCCGCGACGTCGTCATCGTCGGCGGCGGCTTCGTGGGCTTGGAGGTGGCCGCCGCGGCGCGAGCACGTGGCGCGACGGTGACGGTGGTCGAGGCGACCGACCGCGTCCTCGGCCGGGTCGTCGCCGAACCGGTGTCGTCGTTCGTCCGGGACCATCACCGCGAACAGGGCATCCGGATCGAGACCGGGCGGAGCGTGACGTCGATCGGCGTGATCTCCGGCCGGGCGGACTCGGTGATCCTCGACGACGGGGAGTCCGTCCCCGCCGATCTCGTCGTGGTCGGGGTCGGAGCCTCGCCCGTCGTGAACGTCGCGACGATGCTCGGCCTGGACTGCTCACCCGGGATCGTCGTCGACGACCGAGCCCGCACAAGCGATCGACGGGTCGTCGCAGCCGGCGACTGCACCGTCTCGCCACACCCCCACCGAAAGGGACACGTGATCGCGATCGAGTCGGTGAACAATGCCGTCGAGCAGGGCAAACTGGCCGCACACACGCTGCTCGGCATCGAGCCCGCCCCCCGCGGGGTGCCGTGGTTCTGGTCCAACCAGGGTTCGCTGAAGATCCAGATCGCCGGCATCTCCGACGGCCATGACCGCTACGTCGTCCGCCGCGGCGCCGCGGATCGGATCACCGTGCTCTATTACCGAGACGGCGTGCTGATCGCGGGCGACACGGTCGACGACCCGCGTGAACACATGGCGATCAAACGCGCTCTCGCCCAGAACGCCACCATCGATCCGGAGGCGGCTGCGGACACCACAAGGCCCCTGAAATCACTCGTCGCGCCGCTGATGTCGGCCAACTGA
- a CDS encoding cold-shock protein: MAQGTVKWFNGEKGFGFIAPDDQGADVFVHYSSITGSGFRNLEENQRVEFDVEQGQKGPQATNVSAL, translated from the coding sequence ATGGCACAGGGAACCGTCAAGTGGTTCAACGGCGAAAAGGGCTTCGGCTTCATCGCACCCGACGATCAGGGCGCCGATGTTTTCGTCCACTACTCTTCGATCACCGGTAGCGGCTTCCGCAACCTCGAAGAGAACCAGCGCGTCGAATTCGACGTGGAGCAGGGCCAGAAGGGCCCGCAGGCAACCAACGTCAGCGCGCTCTAA
- a CDS encoding trypsin-like peptidase domain-containing protein yields the protein MGIRIRALTALGASAALVSTPAVVADAATPTVRSGMEISIDDTVVTSHSCTLGAVISAEKALTAGHCGVVGRAVHDRTGKRIGTITANRVAQRLDIAVIGLVPRTAARIDPVDWNAKFGRGQLVWKSGITTGYGTGKVTDPAEVLRTSHGFSLAPPFLTSHESYSVQTSLRSESGDSGAGVRDSRGRVVGILSSATLEGTVVVPVSRLPRALR from the coding sequence ATGGGCATTCGAATTCGTGCGTTGACGGCGCTGGGCGCGTCGGCGGCTCTGGTCTCGACCCCCGCGGTGGTGGCGGACGCGGCAACTCCGACGGTGCGGTCGGGGATGGAGATCAGCATCGATGACACGGTGGTGACCTCGCACAGCTGCACGCTCGGCGCGGTCATCTCCGCCGAGAAGGCGCTGACCGCGGGACACTGCGGGGTCGTGGGTCGGGCCGTCCACGACCGCACGGGCAAGAGAATCGGGACGATCACCGCCAATCGCGTTGCGCAACGGCTCGACATCGCGGTCATCGGATTGGTTCCGCGTACCGCGGCGCGTATCGACCCGGTGGATTGGAACGCGAAGTTCGGCCGGGGACAGCTGGTCTGGAAGTCGGGGATCACCACGGGTTACGGAACGGGCAAGGTCACCGATCCGGCCGAGGTGCTGCGGACGTCGCACGGCTTTTCGCTCGCTCCGCCGTTCCTGACGAGCCACGAATCGTATTCGGTTCAGACGAGCCTGCGTTCGGAGTCGGGCGACAGCGGCGCGGGTGTGCGGGACAGCCGGGGCCGCGTGGTCGGAATCCTGTCCTCGGCGACCCTCGAGGGCACGGTCGTCGTCCCGGTGTCACGTCTCCCCCGCGCGCTTCGGTGA
- a CDS encoding glycerol-3-phosphate 1-O-acyltransferase — translation MQMSDPVLVLTKARTSCEMHAVKDWAATAYPDAEVRQGADVDFDELPPNTLLVPVRPVWLPAVRQGERRVTLGDVLVLSNPRRPLGLMQPIIRKRRPDALRVVAGEPATITELRERHARDQAEGEPFDKYVRIAASVSAERAERQIVGDRYKVPRLVAEQISSSARFQSGAAKLAAELGRPTDAVVSEATDKLSGFVATQSRLMDDIFSATFNRLHERAWNVTVDVDTLNSLRTLNKSTGLIFLPSHRSYVDPLVLATVLRNNDFPPNLVLGGNNLSFWPVGPVARRAGMIFIRRKFGSDPVYKFAMRSYLAYIIEKRFNLEWYIEGGRSRTGKLRKPMLGLLNYVVDAASQLDDADVTIVPTSIVYDQLQEVDAIAAEDAGGVKKPEGVGWLLRYAKAQRSYLGEARVRFGTPISLKQTLDEAGDGPARLEKVAFRVMDEINSATPITATSLVGFAALGAQDRAYTLPEIEAVLAPLLDYIERRGLPGPDPALCRGVGLVRTLRVLAGNGVVTCYDGGSEQVWSVVPENRAVAAYYRNGALHHFVDRAIVEMGLLALAEGEVKAGSTPIRSSHVGSAPAPDEELLTAAQREALRIRDLLKFEFFFPPKTEYLHRLGIELDLLAPGWRAVTPTQEWTYEVLHGHTGALLARRTLQTFFDAQLVVATKLVELGNTAQEKDALIADCLGLGRQLALQAVLRSKDSVSKDLYDGAYRLADNRGLIHGEDIVDLRAARRSWLDEVELMRDRLARIAAIEDLQPVVVDDEEQQ, via the coding sequence ATGCAGATGTCCGATCCCGTTCTGGTCCTGACCAAGGCGCGTACGTCGTGCGAGATGCACGCGGTCAAGGACTGGGCCGCAACCGCCTACCCGGACGCCGAGGTCCGGCAGGGCGCCGACGTCGACTTCGACGAACTGCCGCCGAACACCCTCCTCGTGCCGGTGCGTCCGGTGTGGCTCCCCGCGGTCCGCCAGGGTGAGCGGCGGGTGACTCTCGGCGATGTCCTCGTGCTGTCGAATCCCCGGCGGCCGCTCGGCCTCATGCAGCCGATCATCCGCAAACGACGCCCCGATGCCCTTCGCGTGGTGGCCGGGGAGCCCGCCACCATCACCGAACTCCGCGAACGGCATGCGCGCGATCAGGCCGAGGGCGAACCCTTCGACAAGTACGTCCGGATCGCGGCGTCGGTCTCCGCCGAACGAGCCGAACGCCAGATCGTCGGCGACCGGTACAAGGTTCCGCGCCTGGTGGCCGAACAGATCAGCAGTTCGGCCAGATTTCAGAGCGGTGCCGCCAAACTCGCCGCTGAACTCGGCCGGCCCACGGATGCGGTCGTGTCCGAGGCCACGGACAAGCTTTCCGGCTTCGTCGCCACCCAGAGCCGGTTGATGGATGACATCTTCTCGGCGACGTTCAACCGCCTCCACGAACGCGCCTGGAACGTCACGGTCGACGTCGACACCCTGAACTCCCTACGGACCCTGAACAAGTCGACCGGCCTGATCTTCCTCCCCTCGCACCGCTCCTACGTCGACCCGCTGGTCTTGGCAACAGTGCTGCGCAACAACGACTTCCCGCCGAACCTCGTCCTGGGTGGCAACAATCTGTCGTTCTGGCCGGTGGGGCCGGTGGCCCGGCGCGCGGGGATGATCTTCATCCGCCGCAAGTTCGGGTCGGACCCGGTCTACAAGTTCGCGATGCGTTCCTATCTGGCCTACATCATCGAGAAGCGGTTCAACCTCGAGTGGTACATCGAGGGCGGTCGGAGCCGAACGGGCAAGCTGCGCAAGCCGATGCTCGGACTGCTGAACTATGTCGTCGACGCCGCGAGCCAACTCGACGACGCCGATGTGACGATCGTGCCGACGTCGATCGTGTACGACCAGCTGCAGGAGGTCGATGCGATCGCCGCCGAGGACGCGGGTGGCGTCAAGAAGCCCGAGGGGGTCGGCTGGCTGTTGCGATACGCCAAGGCCCAGCGCAGCTATCTCGGTGAGGCGAGAGTTCGTTTCGGCACGCCGATCTCGCTGAAGCAGACGCTGGACGAGGCCGGCGACGGACCGGCGCGTCTGGAGAAGGTCGCCTTCCGCGTGATGGACGAGATCAATTCGGCCACACCGATCACCGCGACCTCGCTGGTCGGCTTCGCGGCCCTCGGCGCGCAGGACCGGGCGTACACGCTGCCCGAGATCGAAGCCGTCCTGGCTCCCCTGCTCGATTACATCGAGCGCCGCGGCCTCCCCGGACCGGACCCCGCGCTGTGCCGCGGCGTCGGGCTCGTCCGGACGCTGCGGGTGCTGGCCGGCAACGGCGTGGTGACCTGTTACGACGGTGGCTCGGAACAGGTCTGGTCCGTCGTCCCCGAGAATCGGGCCGTCGCCGCGTACTACCGCAACGGCGCACTCCATCATTTCGTCGACCGCGCGATCGTCGAGATGGGGTTGCTGGCGCTGGCCGAGGGCGAGGTCAAAGCCGGCAGCACGCCGATCCGGAGCAGCCACGTCGGTTCTGCTCCGGCACCCGACGAGGAACTGCTGACCGCCGCCCAACGCGAGGCCCTGCGAATCCGCGACCTCCTGAAGTTCGAGTTCTTCTTCCCGCCCAAGACCGAGTATCTGCACCGGCTCGGCATCGAACTCGATCTCCTCGCCCCCGGTTGGCGGGCGGTCACTCCTACCCAGGAGTGGACCTACGAGGTGTTGCACGGCCACACGGGAGCACTCCTCGCGCGACGCACACTCCAGACCTTCTTCGACGCCCAGCTCGTGGTGGCGACCAAGCTGGTGGAACTCGGCAACACCGCCCAGGAGAAGGATGCCCTGATCGCCGACTGCCTCGGGCTCGGACGCCAACTCGCGCTGCAAGCCGTTCTGCGCAGCAAGGATTCGGTGTCGAAGGATTTGTACGACGGGGCCTACCGCCTGGCCGACAACCGCGGCCTCATCCACGGCGAGGACATCGTGGATCTCCGGGCCGCCCGCCGGAGTTGGCTCGACGAGGTCGAACTCATGCGGGATCGGCTCGCCCGGATCGCCGCCATCGAGGACCTGCAGCCGGTCGTCGTCGACGACGAGGAGCAGCAGTGA
- a CDS encoding HAD-IB family hydrolase has translation MSAFTDRMRAIRSAPTGKKVAALFDYDGTLIEGFSAAAIMRARLRSMDFGFGELADFLVIGLRGVMSEQDYAEVLAATRPTFAGKTYAELIAFGEHLFKYETAAKLRPQMWQILRAHREMGHTIVIASSATRFQIEPIAREIGADFALATDVEVVDGVVTGNIKGRPLWGPGKAAAVRELARANDIDLDASFAYSDGNEDIPYLESVGNPAAISPRRILRAEAESRGWPIIDLKNPTYNRLGSLARTGAFYGSFVASAAIGAAAGLVRRDPHALVEALPTGNDIGLSLAGVHVQVLDGGEYLFSDRPCVFLFNHQSKLDLPVMINLVRTDATGVAKKEVQRVPVLGEILRQAGLVFIDRADRGKAIEQLAPAVKALREDGLSLVVSPEGTRSPTPRIGPFKKGPFHIAMQAGVPIVPVVLRNTGELMWRGAQLIRPGTVEVMVLPPIDTSGWTADEIGARAEEVRQMYVTALADWPLESFVDDSVESLHKTSEED, from the coding sequence GTGAGCGCCTTCACCGACCGCATGCGGGCCATCCGTTCGGCGCCGACAGGCAAGAAGGTGGCCGCGCTCTTCGACTACGACGGCACGCTGATCGAGGGTTTCTCCGCCGCAGCCATCATGCGGGCACGGTTGCGCAGCATGGACTTCGGGTTCGGGGAACTCGCCGACTTCCTGGTGATCGGCCTACGCGGCGTCATGTCCGAGCAGGACTACGCCGAGGTCCTGGCGGCCACGCGGCCGACCTTCGCGGGCAAGACCTACGCCGAGCTGATCGCTTTCGGCGAGCATCTGTTCAAGTACGAGACCGCTGCCAAGCTGCGTCCTCAGATGTGGCAGATCCTGCGCGCGCATCGGGAGATGGGGCACACCATCGTGATCGCGTCGTCGGCGACCCGCTTCCAGATCGAGCCGATCGCACGGGAGATCGGTGCGGACTTCGCGCTCGCGACCGACGTGGAGGTCGTCGACGGTGTGGTCACCGGGAACATCAAGGGACGCCCTCTCTGGGGTCCCGGCAAGGCAGCCGCGGTCCGGGAACTGGCACGCGCCAACGACATCGACCTCGACGCATCCTTCGCCTACAGCGACGGGAACGAGGACATCCCGTATCTGGAGTCGGTGGGCAATCCGGCGGCGATCTCGCCGCGTCGAATCCTGCGGGCGGAGGCCGAGTCCCGCGGCTGGCCGATCATCGATCTGAAGAACCCCACCTACAACCGTCTCGGATCGCTGGCCCGGACCGGCGCGTTCTACGGCTCGTTCGTCGCCTCCGCCGCCATCGGCGCGGCCGCGGGCCTGGTCCGCCGCGATCCGCACGCGCTCGTCGAGGCGCTTCCCACCGGGAACGACATCGGCCTGTCCCTCGCGGGCGTCCACGTCCAGGTGCTCGACGGCGGCGAATACCTCTTCTCCGATCGACCCTGCGTCTTCCTCTTCAACCATCAGTCGAAGCTCGACCTACCGGTCATGATCAATCTGGTCCGCACCGACGCGACCGGCGTCGCCAAGAAGGAAGTGCAGCGGGTCCCGGTGCTCGGTGAGATCCTGCGACAGGCGGGACTCGTCTTCATCGATCGGGCCGACCGGGGCAAGGCCATCGAACAGTTGGCACCGGCGGTCAAAGCGCTTCGCGAGGACGGCTTGTCGCTGGTCGTCTCACCGGAGGGGACCCGGTCCCCGACGCCACGGATCGGTCCGTTCAAGAAGGGTCCGTTCCACATCGCCATGCAGGCCGGCGTCCCGATCGTCCCCGTCGTCTTACGCAACACCGGTGAATTGATGTGGCGCGGTGCGCAGCTCATCCGGCCAGGTACGGTCGAGGTGATGGTCCTGCCGCCCATCGACACCAGCGGCTGGACAGCCGATGAGATCGGCGCCCGCGCCGAGGAGGTCCGCCAGATGTATGTCACGGCGCTCGCCGACTGGCCGCTGGAATCATTCGTCGACGATTCCGTGGAATCGCTGCACAAAACGTCCGAGGAGGACTGA
- a CDS encoding wax ester/triacylglycerol synthase domain-containing protein, with the protein MADEGDLTDGVDRPLDWASDPHMSAVDTIMWRGDTDRRMRGTICMLEIYDCDPDWDRLVAAHEWASRMAPRFRQRVVDSPFGTGTPSWAVDPDFDLHYHLRRISLGGDGSMRELLTTCEQLAMTALDAARPPWEGYLIEGLPDGRAAYFLKAHHALTDGLGAILGLAQLHSPTREHNPSKPQPPSPDPVNITPLDLLERQIIEEVRRVPHRLDTAFRGVRALANPRQALSTALRYGRSVPRVAGLVSPPGSPLLAHRSLSWRFSAFEVPFADMKAAATAARSSINDVYLAGLIGGFRLYHEKMGSPIETMPVAIPISVRRPEDPAGGNRIAVGRLAGPVGIADPFERVLTIREQVRQARHEPAVDIFNTLGSVMAWLPGTVLMRFSGTTSQNDLQASNVPGIPWETYVAGAKVERMFPFGPLPGCAMMATMITHNGTACLGINSDGAAVTDQELFAECLVAGFGEVLALAADDDVTPGELKRVV; encoded by the coding sequence ATGGCCGACGAGGGTGATCTCACCGACGGTGTCGACCGCCCCCTGGACTGGGCGAGCGACCCCCACATGAGCGCGGTCGACACCATCATGTGGCGTGGCGACACGGATCGTCGCATGCGGGGCACGATCTGCATGCTGGAGATCTACGACTGCGATCCCGACTGGGATCGGCTGGTCGCCGCCCACGAGTGGGCGAGCCGGATGGCTCCGCGCTTCCGCCAGCGGGTTGTCGACTCCCCGTTCGGCACCGGAACACCCAGTTGGGCAGTCGATCCCGACTTCGATCTGCACTACCACCTGCGCCGGATCAGCCTGGGTGGCGACGGCAGTATGCGGGAACTGCTCACGACGTGCGAGCAGTTGGCGATGACCGCGCTCGACGCCGCACGCCCGCCTTGGGAGGGTTACCTGATCGAAGGTCTGCCCGACGGCAGGGCGGCCTACTTCCTCAAGGCGCATCACGCCCTCACCGACGGCCTGGGTGCGATCCTCGGTCTGGCGCAGTTGCATTCGCCGACGCGGGAGCACAATCCGAGCAAACCGCAGCCGCCGAGCCCCGACCCGGTGAACATCACGCCGCTCGATCTGCTCGAGCGGCAGATCATCGAAGAGGTCCGTCGAGTGCCCCACCGCCTCGACACCGCATTCCGTGGCGTGCGCGCGCTGGCGAATCCGCGGCAGGCGCTGAGTACTGCTCTGCGCTATGGCCGTTCGGTACCGCGAGTGGCGGGCCTCGTCAGCCCTCCGGGTTCTCCCTTGTTGGCCCACCGCAGTCTGTCCTGGCGGTTCAGCGCCTTCGAGGTGCCGTTCGCCGACATGAAAGCCGCCGCGACCGCCGCCCGGTCCTCGATCAACGACGTCTATCTCGCTGGGTTGATCGGCGGATTCCGGCTGTACCACGAGAAGATGGGTTCGCCCATCGAGACGATGCCGGTGGCGATCCCGATCTCGGTGCGCCGACCCGAGGATCCGGCAGGCGGTAATCGCATCGCGGTGGGCCGGCTCGCAGGTCCGGTCGGTATCGCCGACCCCTTCGAACGCGTTCTCACCATCCGCGAGCAGGTCCGCCAGGCCCGCCACGAGCCCGCGGTGGACATCTTCAACACCCTCGGATCGGTGATGGCCTGGCTGCCCGGCACCGTCCTGATGCGGTTCAGCGGAACGACCAGCCAGAACGACCTCCAGGCCAGCAACGTCCCCGGAATCCCGTGGGAGACGTACGTCGCGGGCGCCAAGGTCGAGCGCATGTTCCCCTTCGGCCCACTGCCCGGTTGCGCGATGATGGCCACGATGATCACCCACAACGGAACCGCCTGTCTCGGGATCAATTCCGACGGTGCCGCGGTCACCGACCAGGAGTTGTTCGCCGAGTGCCTGGTCGCCGGGTTCGGCGAGGTGCTGGCGCTGGCCGCCGATGACGACGTGACCCCCGGCGAACTGAAGCGGGTGGTGTGA
- a CDS encoding DoxX family protein → MSVIDTVESPAVSGSEPPATPRLWGPAKKVAFRFTFTYTALFCLTFAQITFVFFGVAGNLLPDSAILWQMQTLSPLMEWVGRNVFGVDAVLNLHSGSGDQAAIWIYLFLIVVVAVVVTGVWSVLDRHRPDYARLWSWTMVFLRLALGGQMLFYGFAKLIPSQMGPPPLAALLEPFGDFSPASVLWLQVGSSPVYEILLGSVEVLGGLLLFWTRTATLGAVVSFVAMVQVFILNMTFDVPVKILSFHLMVFSLILLGPQIRNLLELFVFGRAADPLTPPSLFTSGKLNRWAAAVQVVLGIWVAIGAAQISWSAYQEYGAGAPKPELYGIWTVQDFRVEGTPVPPHTTDEKRWQRIVFDIGGATTLQMMSGVLVPVPAETSDKTLRMQQPPASLAIDRPDNDTLVLSGELDGIPTTVVAHRMDHDAMTLRSRGFNWVQDEPYFR, encoded by the coding sequence ATGAGTGTGATCGACACAGTCGAGAGTCCGGCAGTCTCCGGCAGCGAACCCCCAGCGACGCCACGCCTTTGGGGTCCGGCGAAGAAGGTGGCGTTCCGCTTCACCTTCACCTACACGGCCCTGTTCTGCCTGACCTTCGCCCAGATCACCTTCGTGTTCTTCGGAGTGGCGGGAAACCTGTTGCCCGACTCCGCAATCCTGTGGCAGATGCAGACGCTGTCCCCGCTGATGGAGTGGGTGGGCCGCAATGTCTTCGGCGTCGACGCGGTGCTCAACCTCCACTCAGGGAGCGGTGATCAGGCCGCGATCTGGATCTACCTGTTCCTCATCGTCGTCGTCGCCGTTGTCGTGACCGGTGTGTGGTCGGTCCTCGACCGGCACCGGCCCGACTATGCCCGGCTGTGGTCGTGGACGATGGTGTTCCTGCGGCTCGCACTCGGCGGGCAGATGCTGTTCTACGGCTTCGCAAAGCTCATCCCGTCGCAGATGGGCCCACCTCCGCTCGCCGCGCTGCTCGAACCGTTCGGAGACTTCAGCCCGGCGTCGGTGCTATGGCTGCAGGTCGGCAGCTCACCTGTCTACGAGATTCTTCTCGGCAGCGTCGAGGTACTGGGAGGTCTCCTCCTGTTCTGGACGCGCACAGCCACACTCGGCGCGGTAGTCAGCTTTGTCGCGATGGTCCAGGTGTTCATCCTGAACATGACGTTCGACGTCCCGGTAAAGATTCTGTCGTTCCACCTGATGGTCTTCTCGCTCATCCTGCTGGGCCCGCAGATCCGGAACCTCCTGGAGCTGTTCGTGTTCGGTCGAGCAGCCGATCCACTCACCCCGCCTTCCCTGTTCACGAGTGGCAAGCTCAACCGGTGGGCCGCGGCAGTTCAGGTGGTCCTGGGTATCTGGGTGGCGATCGGCGCGGCGCAGATCAGCTGGTCCGCGTACCAGGAGTACGGAGCCGGCGCGCCGAAGCCCGAGCTGTACGGCATCTGGACCGTACAGGACTTCCGCGTAGAAGGAACGCCGGTCCCACCGCACACAACCGATGAGAAGCGCTGGCAACGCATAGTTTTCGATATTGGCGGAGCCACCACGTTGCAGATGATGAGCGGTGTGCTGGTGCCGGTACCGGCCGAGACCTCCGACAAGACGCTGCGGATGCAACAACCGCCCGCGTCGCTGGCGATCGACCGTCCCGACAACGACACCCTGGTGCTGTCCGGCGAGCTGGACGGGATTCCGACGACGGTCGTCGCCCACCGCATGGACCACGACGCGATGACGTTACGGAGCAGGGGTTTCAACTGGGTTCAGGACGAGCCGTACTTCCGGTGA
- a CDS encoding MFS transporter, which yields MTAPARSTQAMVIWLVGLTVYFVAVLQRSSLAVAGLLAAERFDITASQLSIFVVLQILVYALMQVPVGLLVDRFGPRRVMLTGTLILTLAQFSFAFADSYPWALSSRFFVGIGDAMTFVCVLRLVTSWFPTRRIPLMTQLTGVLGQLGAVAAAIPMTWALSTLGWTHAYLATAGMGAALLLTTLLVVRDSPAARSVSGPILGWAGIRQSLGESWEHPGTRLGFWMHFSTPFSANVLGLLWGYPFFVESQGLSAGAAGLLLTIMVLAIMGFGPAFAWLITRSPWHRSTLVLGVITSIATAWAVVLAWPGAAPLWLLVVLVIICGMGGPASMVGFDLGRTSNPASRTSTATGLINQAGFLATLVTAGLIGLILDWRTPDGVDGYPAEAFTWAMAVQFLLWGLGALQIWRYRRKGRARLLRDDPEQWSRQSGRPVPDRP from the coding sequence ATGACCGCACCCGCGCGTTCGACCCAGGCCATGGTCATCTGGCTGGTCGGTCTCACGGTGTACTTCGTCGCGGTTCTGCAGCGGTCGTCGCTGGCTGTGGCGGGCCTGTTGGCGGCGGAGCGTTTCGACATCACCGCGTCGCAACTGTCGATCTTCGTCGTGCTGCAGATCCTGGTCTATGCCCTGATGCAGGTTCCCGTCGGACTCCTGGTCGACCGGTTCGGTCCGCGGCGGGTGATGCTCACCGGGACCCTGATCCTCACCCTCGCGCAGTTCAGCTTCGCGTTCGCCGACAGCTACCCGTGGGCGCTGTCGTCCCGGTTCTTTGTCGGGATCGGCGACGCGATGACCTTCGTGTGCGTCCTGCGGTTGGTCACGAGTTGGTTCCCGACGCGGCGAATCCCGCTGATGACCCAACTCACCGGGGTGCTGGGCCAGTTGGGCGCGGTGGCGGCGGCGATCCCGATGACCTGGGCGCTGTCGACCCTGGGATGGACGCACGCGTACCTCGCCACGGCAGGGATGGGGGCAGCGCTACTGCTGACGACGCTGCTCGTGGTGCGCGATTCGCCGGCAGCGCGCTCGGTGTCGGGTCCGATCCTCGGGTGGGCGGGTATCCGGCAGAGTCTGGGTGAGTCGTGGGAACACCCCGGCACCCGCCTGGGCTTTTGGATGCACTTCTCCACACCCTTCAGCGCGAACGTGCTCGGCCTCCTGTGGGGCTATCCCTTCTTCGTGGAGAGCCAGGGTTTGAGCGCCGGCGCTGCGGGTCTCCTGCTGACGATCATGGTGCTCGCGATCATGGGCTTCGGTCCGGCGTTCGCGTGGCTGATCACCCGATCGCCGTGGCACCGGTCGACGTTGGTCCTCGGGGTGATCACGAGCATCGCAACCGCCTGGGCGGTGGTGCTGGCGTGGCCCGGCGCGGCGCCGTTGTGGTTGCTCGTCGTCCTGGTGATCATCTGCGGGATGGGTGGGCCCGCGTCGATGGTCGGGTTCGATCTCGGGCGCACCTCCAACCCGGCCTCTCGCACCAGTACCGCCACCGGGCTCATCAATCAGGCCGGCTTCCTGGCGACCCTCGTCACCGCAGGACTGATCGGCCTGATCCTCGACTGGCGCACCCCGGATGGGGTCGACGGCTATCCGGCCGAGGCATTCACCTGGGCGATGGCCGTGCAGTTCCTGCTCTGGGGACTCGGTGCGCTACAGATCTGGCGATACCGACGAAAAGGCCGCGCGCGGTTGCTGCGAGATGACCCGGAGCAGTGGTCCCGTCAGTCCGGACGCCCGGTCCCCGACCGCCCCTGA